Below is a window of Methanocaldococcus jannaschii DSM 2661 DNA.
TTATCCAATGCCTTTTCAAATGCATAGATGGATTTTGTTTTCTCATACTCTTCCATTGCTTCAGCTAAAACTTCAGCATAGCTTGTTCCTTCTAAACCGCTTAAAACTCCCTCAATACCTCCAGCACTCATCAAATCTTTTAACTTCCAATCAGCCAATTCATAGCCAGTTAAAGTTACATATTTGCTTAGTTCTTCAGCTGATAAACCGTCTGCTTTACCTTTTAATATAACTTTCAAGTTTTCAACATCAATTATTGTCCCTACAAACTCTCTAAAGATATCTTCTTCTTTACCTTCAGTCATTATGGTTTTTCTTAAACTCTCTAAGTAGTATTTATCCAATGCCAACTCAAATCCTATTATGTTAGATGTTTGATCATAGTTTGATAACTCCTCCTGCAATATCTTAAAGTATTCAGTGCCGTCTAAACCTCTAACAACTTCTTCAACTGTTTTAACTTCAGCCAATTCTTTTAATTTTTCAACAGGTATATTTCCTAATGGTATTAGCAAAGCATAAGTTTCCTCAGCACTTAATCCTACGAATTTAGCTCTTATTAATGTTTTTATATTTTTGATATCAAATTTTTTGGCAAATACTTTAAGGACTTTCTTTGCACTGTCTGGAGATATTCTATATATCAATCCATACAAGTCAGCTAAATACATATCTAATGCCTTTTCAACAGCAACAGGGTCTTTTAATTCGTTCATAACCTCTATAACATATTGCCCGTAATCAGTATCTTCTAACAATCCAACTAATTCTTCTAAGCTGCCAGATTCAATCAATTCATTTAATTTAGCATCATCAAACAATTTTGCTTCTTTACTCCTTATTCTTGCATTAACATAAGCATAAGGAGCTAAATCAATGACCATCTTTGTAATCCATACGATTACAATAAGAACAATGATTATAGTTGCTACAACAATAAGCAATGTTAAAGGGTTATCAAAATATGTCATTATAGCAGAGTATAACTTCTCCAAATCTAACAATGTCTCTATATCCATCGCCATTAGGCATCACCTTTAGAACAACTTCTCTGTAATTCTCGCCCTCCATAGGAAAACCCTATTGAAATACCGAATTCATTAGAGAGGCAATTAGTATCTTGTTATTTTAGAATAATTTTTCTGTAATTCTCGCTCTAATTACATTTAAGTTTCTGTTGAATATTGCTTCTAAGCTGTTATCCAATGATTTTAATCCATCAGCAGTCTCTATTATACATCCTCCAGCAATATCTACTGGTTCTCCTTTCTTTAATACAGTTACTTTCTTTGTTGCGTTTTCTACTTCTTTTTCTAAGTTCCATAGTGTTGAATCGTCAATAAGTTCCATATCTCTTTTGTTTAACCTCACAATCAACTCTCCTCCTCCCAATGAAATAGCTCCATCTTTTATTAATTTTATTAATTTATCTTTATAC
It encodes the following:
- a CDS encoding V-type ATP synthase subunit C encodes the protein MAMDIETLLDLEKLYSAIMTYFDNPLTLLIVVATIIIVLIVIVWITKMVIDLAPYAYVNARIRSKEAKLFDDAKLNELIESGSLEELVGLLEDTDYGQYVIEVMNELKDPVAVEKALDMYLADLYGLIYRISPDSAKKVLKVFAKKFDIKNIKTLIRAKFVGLSAEETYALLIPLGNIPVEKLKELAEVKTVEEVVRGLDGTEYFKILQEELSNYDQTSNIIGFELALDKYYLESLRKTIMTEGKEEDIFREFVGTIIDVENLKVILKGKADGLSAEELSKYVTLTGYELADWKLKDLMSAGGIEGVLSGLEGTSYAEVLAEAMEEYEKTKSIYAFEKALDKFVLEKGKKLSTRKPFGVGPIIGLIVSKELEVKNLKAIIKGKIENLKPEEIRSLLISL
- a CDS encoding V-type proton ATPase subunit E — translated: MGVDKIKSKILDDAKAEANKIISEAEAEKAKILEKAKEEAEKRKAEILKKGEKEAEMTKSRIISEAKLEAKKKLLEAKEEIIEMAINKLKEELVKLPEQPEYKDKLIKLIKDGAISLGGGELIVRLNKRDMELIDDSTLWNLEKEVENATKKVTVLKKGEPVDIAGGCIIETADGLKSLDNSLEAIFNRNLNVIRARITEKLF